The Dioscorea cayenensis subsp. rotundata cultivar TDr96_F1 chromosome 16, TDr96_F1_v2_PseudoChromosome.rev07_lg8_w22 25.fasta, whole genome shotgun sequence sequence GCGATTTCGGAAAAATTAATTACCAgtaattcaaatttcaaaattatttccaaaGTTTTccactttgttttattattattatttatttatttgttttatttatattttttgcaagttctttgtgatttatataaaaatgaacATCAGTGAAACATTTATTTTCTACcttaaaataaagttaaaataaaaataaaaaataaaaaataggcaACGAAAAATTGATCATTTTGGTTCTCTGACTAAATTCATAATATCAATTAAACAACATTAAAcatgattatttaattattaacaaGCAAACCTACCTAAAACTGCATTTGTATTTTTAgccattattttcaaaattttaatgttaTGAAAGTTATCTTAATCTTTAAAGTTTcatccatttaaatattattttaatttggtttttatttttctagccaaaaaaataaaataaagaggaGTGATTTATCATTCCCAATGAAATTTAATACACTCACAAGTCACAATTCCATCTCCACATGTACATATAATTTTCCCATACGCCACCCATATTTTATCACATGAGATATTTTTAATCTCAATCGATTCAATTTTTCctccaaatttaattataatatatctaAATCACTGTACAAactaaaatatgattttatgaaatatgaactataaaatatgattttattttttttaacaaagagtatacatatataataacaagagtatacaaatccaagaGTGATTCCCACCACCTAACTAAGAAGATCTTTGTTGCCTACAAATGGACCTCACCGTCTTAGTCGTTGGTCATCccacttgtttttatttctagcTTTGGGGTGCCTCATCTCTGGGGGTGCTTCCCGTGTTTCCTATATTAgtatattgtgtattttttttcttcagttgtgtttttttcccattgttgtttttttggttctatttatttatttatttatttttgtatttgcttatttttatttagcttttCTAATAAATCTCTTATATATCCATTttattcatataataataattaaattttctcAAGAATtagttctttatttttaaaaataccaatTTACCgttactgtttttttttattttagaaagaaTTATATCAACCTATAAACATCAATATTCCcaatcaaacataaaattacaaaaacattagaaaaaaacacaattgaACCAATGgtctttgggtcaattggtatcgGGTCCTTTGCGTAGGATATTCGTTTCGGGGAGGCCGAGATCGAACTTTCATGTCTCTGCAGTGAGGCGTGTGGGTCGGCGATTGACGCTTCTTTCACATCGCGACTTCCGGATTACGGTGTTTGTCGCGCTTTCTCGACACAattgaaaaagaattaaaaataaaaacaaaggcaTACGGTTGGTGACCGTTAGTACCTATATAGAAATTTTCCCTCTCAAAATCCAACGGTtttttcaagaaaagaaaaaaaaaaaaccaccaaaATGACaaccattcattcattcattcattcaattcattgtttcattttcattgtctTTGAAGGAGAGCCACCAAAGAAAACAACACAACCAACCATTCCTTCTCTCAACTCTCAAAATAAACTTAACAATTAAttagaaggagaaggagaagatggaATGGTGGTTGTGACTCCCAAATCTCTCTTCAAATCCTCCTCTCTTTGGtagcctcctcctcctcctctgttGGAGGGGCCATCGCTCGCCATTCTCCGGTGAGAAGAAGCTCACCGGAGACCCTCACCGTCTATACCTTCGACTCAATGGCGAGCCCCCGGGTTTTCACCCAAGACTTCCTTATCATCGCCGGCCTCGCCCTTATCCAAATCATCAATGCTGCTTACATGGTTCTCTTGACCCCTATCCTCAACCTCGGCATCAAACCTTTGTTGCTCATCATCTTCGGAAATCTCACCAcctctttttttgttcttcctttCGCCGTTGTCTTTGAAAGGTACTAATACATAACATACAATAGTATATAAGTTTGGGTTTCTCATTCTATTCGATTAACTTTTACGgtgaatatttattttctcgTCACAGGGAAAAATGGCCCACAAAATTGACTCCCGCTTTAATAATACAAGTTCTATGTATTGCATTCGGAGGGTAAGAATTATGAGTGTACATTGTACtattctcaaaaaaatttataattaatgattgttgtttatcatttttattgtatttccaGAGTGACGACATTTCAAGCTCTTTTGTTGCAAGGACTCAAGAAAACATCTCCGGCAATTGCTTCCGCAATGCCAAACCTCGCCCCGGGAGTCATATTCATCATCGCAGCGTGCTTCGGGTATGTCTTTTTTCCGGTTAATTCTACAAACTATTTTTTCTGAGGAAAATGAAAGAGATAATTCTAATAAGCTTAATAAAATTTACAGGTTTGAGAAAGTGAGCATGAAGTGCAAGTACAGCATGACCAAAATACTAGGAACAATGGCTTGTTTAAGTGGTGCCATTACAATGAGCTTCTTGCAAAGCCCTTCAGCATCATCACTTCcatcaaatgaaaacataaatcaagATTGGTTCATAGGTTGCTCATGTCTTTTGGCTGCAGTTCTTGTAGTGTCTTGCACCACAGTTTTGCAGgtattaattcattatttcaCATCTCTAAATATtacattgttattttataaaattgtataaaaaacagaaaaacaaaataatgtttGAAAAGCATATATGGAAATTAATTTCAGGCAGCAGTGATGATCCATATCCAAGCACCTTTCACTCTGTGTGCAGTAACATCTTCATTGGGTGCAGTAATCACTGCATTTGTGCAGATAATAACTGGAGGAAATCTAGACATTGGTTCTCCAGACATTAGCATTTGGATTCTTATTGCTGTCATACTTATggtaataaaaacaagaaacactTCTCTTGTTCTTGTTATAATTAAGTAACtatgttatatatttgttgttttaattaataaagtttatattatttatatattattaattaattaatagggAGGTATGTTGACAGCATCATGTTTGGCATTTCAAACATGGTGTGTGATGAAGAAAGGACCAGTTTTGGTGTCCATGTTCAGTCCAATTCAAACTGTTTGTTCTGCAGTGCTTGCTTCTTTGCTTTTGGGAAAATTCATCACTTGGGGaaggtaaatatatatatatatatatgtgaacatttatacatatatatatatatatacatgatcaTATAAGTAAGGTTCAAgtttaatgttttaatatttaaaattgaatGAATGCAGTGTGGGAGGAATGATGGTCATGTTTATGGGATTGTACATGGTCTTGTGggcaaagaagaaagaagacagTCTGATTTATGAAGCTGATAAGGAAAATGGAAGACATGCAACTGATGATATTGAAGAACCTCTCTTGTCATGAATTTTATTATCTTAGAAACTAATTagcttataataaataaaaatggctCTTGCTCatgaaatatttatgttttttttttctttgtgtgtgtgtgtgtgtaatatatatgttctttgtttgttttgtagaTATTTATGTATGAATGACACTTATAATTAAGGAATTAAAGTAGATAATTGTGTCTGTGTATATAATGAATCAGATTCAGTTTCTATATGTTAACTATTGATCTCCAATTAATGTTCTGAATTACTGAATGATGATATTggtaattatttgttaatctCATACATTGAgcgcacaattttttttttattgcattcccatgatatttgtttaaagaaaaaataattaacaattgaccaaataaagtatatatatatgttattttctcGAATTAATTAAAAGTGCACCTCCCTCGTTAATTataagtagtagtagtagtgggAGACCACTAACCACTTTCTTTAAGCACTCATTAATATTGCTTAAGAAGTTGATTAATGAGGAAGCAAATTAAGCTTGAGTTTAGTGGGTTGATGGGGTGCCTTTTTCATCCACAAGACTTGCCTCTCCcaacccaaataaataaataattagggttACTAAAATAAATTccccattaaaaatatttttaattatatttttggtttatcATCTTAAATTGGtgatgtaataattaattatcacaGATTAAATCCTCAGTAAAAtttttggcatatatatatatatatatataatctatacatttatattttaattactttCCTTCTTCCCCATCTTGTCCTCCTCTATTCAGCTGATTACtcttattcatatatatatttatatatataagtaatatatctgtgtgatatatatatcttcaactCTTTGTCTAACCAACAATTAATGGAGCAAGAGCATAAGCAAAGATTCAAGCCTAACCATACAAAATGTACTATTAATACTGCTTCCTCTtcttgatgaagataatgatgatgatataaTTTGTCAATCATTGTCACAATGTCATTGTCACCATTACCGGATGAGGATCTTACTCATTGTTTGATAATGTTATCATCATCAGTGAATAAAGATAAAGAcaagaaatacaagaagaagaagaggaaaggtGTGTTTGAATGTAAGGCATGCAAGAAAGTGTTCACTTCTTATCAAGCACTTGGTGGACATAGAGCAAGCCATAAGAATGTTAAAGGTTGTTTTGCGGCAAAACTCTACAACCAAGATAATGAAGAAATCATCGGAAATGAGTTGccggtgaagaagaagaaggcgaaGATTAATACGCATGAGTGTTCGATATGTCACCGTGTGTTTGCCTCCGGCCAAGCGCTCGGAGGCCATAAGAGATGTCATTGGATCACGACGTCTAACACAATAGAATTTATGAAGGTAAATATCGATGTCCCGGTGCTATTACCATGCATTGATGCCGAATAAAATTGGAAGTGAGATCTTTCTTG is a genomic window containing:
- the LOC120279391 gene encoding WAT1-related protein At5g47470; translated protein: MASPRVFTQDFLIIAGLALIQIINAAYMVLLTPILNLGIKPLLLIIFGNLTTSFFVLPFAVVFEREKWPTKLTPALIIQVLCIAFGGVTTFQALLLQGLKKTSPAIASAMPNLAPGVIFIIAACFGFEKVSMKCKYSMTKILGTMACLSGAITMSFLQSPSASSLPSNENINQDWFIGCSCLLAAVLVVSCTTVLQAAVMIHIQAPFTLCAVTSSLGAVITAFVQIITGGNLDIGSPDISIWILIAVILMGGMLTASCLAFQTWCVMKKGPVLVSMFSPIQTVCSAVLASLLLGKFITWGSVGGMMVMFMGLYMVLWAKKKEDSLIYEADKENGRHATDDIEEPLLS